A stretch of Ectothiorhodospiraceae bacterium BW-2 DNA encodes these proteins:
- a CDS encoding EAL domain-containing protein, with amino-acid sequence MRLVALGSQEQMAKALLEGEVDALIGIVDLEWWRRSNSMLGFRVSGLLEGSRHSVVMSIRNDWPLLPGILNKALATIPLTERHRINQRWLSAEMQGLQPLYLSGSEHAYLQSKRFRRIATGGYPPFSFIDRDGNLSGIAEDYWALIRTKLQLKVEELAPESFATVLNALERQEADLFVSTTATPDREAYALFSDSYEQFPIALATLRGQGFITDAASLEGQVVAVGESYSAYHLLRERYPAIIFLQVTNTAAALDAVVEGRAVAAADTLPVLQHLMAARGDDSLHLGGVTDAVYKLQIMVNKAHQPLLPLLNRAIATLTEQERITIQKRWMWRAVTTEKRVDYTLLGQILLGALLLIAAILVWNRRLSQQIRRRIEAERPLQEAAMLFQVSNNGVVLTDEKNTILRINPAFSEITGYSAEEVVGQTPSLLKSGHHPQAFYHQLWQMLLSQGYWEGEIWNRHKSGKIFPLWERIVVMRDKRGGVSGYLSQFSDIARRKLTEEEIRQRGNYDALTGLANRSLLLERLELAVKSHQQHGHKLALLMIGLDKFSQVNETMGYPSGDELLKQAALRLQAEIGELDTAARVGGDEFLLLLSERDDQIAVEESVRRLSTRLESVYTLPAGTTEVSASIGISLFPDDADSAEELLRNANLALARAKGVGGVHHYFTESMGQELRERYRLESDLRLAVAEGELGIHYQPIIDLASGRVCGVESLLRWQHKELGGISPGKFIPIAESSGLIQPLGSWVIESVCRQLQSWHAADLRLYAAVNVSPRQIPDGVSPSYLQQLMVAFGLTPDMLVLEITESTLAEDLDKVANWLREVRAQGFRVYLDDFGTGYSSLSYLKNFPVDAVKIDQSFVRDMVKDQRDYALVETIVALSKTLKLQVVAEGIETEGQRQRLCEMSCSYGQGYLFSRPQPPEQLDSWLHAH; translated from the coding sequence GTGCGCCTAGTAGCTCTGGGGAGTCAGGAGCAGATGGCTAAGGCGCTGCTAGAGGGCGAAGTCGATGCGCTCATTGGCATTGTCGATCTGGAGTGGTGGCGCCGTAGTAACAGCATGTTGGGCTTTCGTGTCTCTGGACTGCTGGAGGGGAGTCGCCATTCGGTGGTGATGTCGATTCGTAACGACTGGCCGCTACTGCCGGGTATTCTCAATAAGGCGCTGGCGACTATTCCGCTAACCGAGCGTCATCGCATCAATCAGCGCTGGCTCTCCGCTGAGATGCAGGGGCTACAACCGCTCTACCTCTCCGGCTCGGAGCACGCCTATCTACAGAGCAAACGATTTCGTCGCATCGCTACCGGCGGCTATCCGCCATTTAGCTTTATCGATCGCGATGGTAACTTGAGCGGGATCGCCGAAGATTACTGGGCGTTAATTCGCACTAAGCTACAGCTTAAAGTCGAAGAGTTAGCACCGGAATCTTTCGCCACAGTCCTCAATGCGTTAGAGCGGCAGGAGGCCGATCTCTTTGTGAGCACCACCGCCACCCCTGATCGAGAGGCTTACGCCCTCTTTAGCGACAGCTATGAGCAGTTCCCCATCGCTCTAGCCACGCTACGAGGGCAGGGATTTATTACCGATGCGGCGAGTCTGGAGGGGCAAGTGGTAGCAGTGGGGGAGAGTTACAGCGCCTACCATCTGCTGCGAGAGCGCTATCCGGCAATTATATTTTTGCAGGTGACCAATACAGCCGCAGCGCTTGATGCCGTGGTTGAGGGGAGGGCGGTGGCCGCCGCTGATACTCTGCCAGTGCTACAGCACCTAATGGCCGCTCGCGGCGATGATTCGCTCCATCTCGGTGGTGTCACCGATGCGGTCTATAAGCTGCAAATCATGGTCAACAAAGCGCACCAGCCGCTATTGCCACTGCTCAATCGGGCCATTGCCACCCTTACCGAGCAGGAGCGGATAACGATTCAGAAGCGGTGGATGTGGCGCGCCGTTACCACCGAAAAGAGGGTCGATTATACCCTGCTAGGGCAGATCTTACTGGGAGCTCTGCTGCTGATTGCGGCGATTTTGGTCTGGAACCGCCGCCTCTCGCAGCAGATTAGACGCCGTATTGAGGCCGAGCGGCCACTACAGGAGGCCGCTATGCTGTTTCAGGTGAGTAATAATGGGGTGGTATTGACCGATGAGAAAAACACCATTTTGCGTATTAATCCCGCCTTTAGCGAAATCACCGGCTATAGCGCCGAGGAGGTGGTAGGGCAGACGCCGAGCTTGCTTAAATCGGGCCACCATCCACAGGCGTTTTATCACCAGTTATGGCAGATGCTGTTGAGTCAGGGCTACTGGGAGGGCGAGATCTGGAACCGCCATAAGAGCGGTAAAATCTTTCCGCTATGGGAGCGGATTGTCGTCATGCGTGACAAACGGGGAGGGGTGAGCGGCTACCTCTCACAATTTAGCGATATCGCCCGCCGCAAACTGACCGAAGAGGAGATTCGGCAGCGGGGTAACTACGACGCCCTGACCGGTCTGGCCAATCGTAGTTTACTGTTAGAGCGGCTTGAGCTGGCGGTTAAGTCGCACCAACAGCACGGTCATAAACTGGCGCTATTGATGATTGGTCTGGATAAGTTTAGCCAGGTTAACGAAACGATGGGTTATCCCTCCGGCGATGAGCTGTTAAAACAGGCGGCCTTGCGTCTGCAGGCTGAGATTGGCGAGCTCGACACGGCGGCACGGGTGGGGGGGGATGAGTTTTTACTGTTACTGTCGGAGCGAGACGATCAGATCGCGGTTGAGGAGTCTGTGCGGCGTCTTAGCACCCGTTTGGAGAGCGTTTATACCCTACCGGCGGGCACGACTGAGGTGAGTGCGAGTATCGGCATTAGCCTCTTCCCCGATGATGCCGATAGCGCCGAGGAGCTGTTGCGTAACGCCAATCTTGCCCTAGCGCGGGCGAAGGGGGTGGGGGGCGTTCACCACTACTTTACTGAATCGATGGGGCAGGAGCTGCGAGAGCGCTACCGTTTGGAGAGCGATCTACGCCTAGCGGTGGCCGAGGGTGAGTTGGGGATTCACTACCAGCCTATTATCGATCTGGCTAGCGGTCGGGTCTGCGGGGTCGAGTCGCTGCTGCGCTGGCAGCATAAAGAGCTCGGTGGGATCAGTCCGGGCAAATTTATCCCTATTGCCGAGAGTTCTGGCCTCATTCAGCCTCTCGGTAGCTGGGTTATCGAGAGTGTATGCCGACAGTTACAGAGTTGGCACGCAGCCGACTTGAGGCTCTATGCCGCCGTTAATGTGTCGCCGCGTCAGATCCCCGATGGAGTATCGCCGAGCTATCTACAGCAGCTCATGGTGGCGTTTGGATTGACGCCCGATATGTTGGTGCTGGAGATTACCGAGAGCACGCTCGCCGAGGATCTCGATAAGGTGGCAAACTGGCTGCGTGAGGTGCGTGCCCAAGGGTTTCGGGTCTATTTGGATGATTTCGGGACAGGCTACTCTTCGCTCTCCTATCTGAAAAACTTTCCTGTCGATGCGGTCAAGATCGATCAGTCGTTTGTGCGCGATATGGTGAAAGATCAGCGAGACTACGCCCTAGTCGAGACCATTGTGGCGCTGAGTAAGACGCTAAAGCTACAGGTAGTTGCCGAGGGGATCGAGACCGAAGGGCAGCGGCAACGGCTGTGTGAGATGAGCTGTAGTTACGGTCAGGGCTACCTCTTCTCGCGCCCGCAGCCCCCTGAGCAACTCGATAGTTGGCTGCACGCCCACTAA
- a CDS encoding cupin domain-containing protein, producing the protein MIIRSLSDIENTERDVAWGNGQSRRFLIAEDNMGFTLTETTVLAGTESLIQYRHHLEACYCIEGQGEIEVEGEVFPLKPGTMYAPNAHDVHYLRATKTLRLVCVFLPALQGSETHQFHSGKDTKGSSY; encoded by the coding sequence TTGATTATTCGTAGTCTATCCGATATAGAGAATACCGAAAGAGATGTTGCCTGGGGTAACGGGCAGAGTCGGCGTTTTTTAATTGCCGAAGATAACATGGGCTTTACCTTGACCGAAACGACCGTATTGGCAGGAACGGAGTCACTGATTCAATATCGCCACCATCTGGAGGCCTGCTATTGCATTGAGGGTCAGGGAGAGATCGAGGTAGAGGGAGAAGTTTTCCCACTAAAACCAGGCACAATGTATGCGCCTAATGCGCATGATGTCCACTATCTTCGTGCAACGAAGACCTTGCGCCTAGTTTGTGTTTTTCTACCCGCATTACAAGGGAGTGAGACGCATCAATTTCACTCTGGTAAGGATACAAAAGGCTCCAGCTACTAA
- a CDS encoding DsbC family protein gives MKYRLFSGLAVVAVAITAVVALASASAEPDPAAAASANEKITQQLARMIPGKPDAISATEMPGLYEVRFGTRLFYASEDGRYLFDGELYDLANGVNLTEAAGQSLRKELLAGLDADRLLTYPAKEEKYVVSIFTDIDCPYCRKLHDHMAEMNEMGVTVHYLLFPRAGVGSDSYKKAVSVWCATDRNLAMDRAKGGIEVESKQCENPVQEHIALVRDFGVTGTPAIVLESGKLVPGYLPPKRLLALLEAE, from the coding sequence ATGAAATATCGTCTATTCAGTGGTCTAGCCGTCGTGGCTGTGGCTATCACCGCCGTGGTGGCGCTGGCTAGTGCGTCAGCCGAGCCCGATCCGGCCGCCGCAGCGAGCGCCAATGAGAAGATTACCCAGCAGCTAGCGCGAATGATACCGGGCAAACCGGATGCGATTAGCGCCACCGAGATGCCGGGGCTCTATGAGGTTCGTTTCGGTACCCGCCTCTTCTACGCCTCTGAGGATGGACGCTATCTATTCGATGGCGAGCTGTATGATCTAGCCAATGGGGTCAATTTGACCGAAGCGGCGGGCCAGTCGCTGCGTAAAGAGCTGCTAGCGGGCTTAGATGCAGACAGACTGCTTACCTATCCGGCGAAAGAGGAGAAGTATGTTGTCTCCATCTTTACCGATATCGACTGCCCCTACTGCCGTAAGCTGCACGACCACATGGCAGAGATGAATGAAATGGGGGTGACTGTGCACTATCTGCTCTTCCCCCGTGCCGGAGTGGGATCAGACTCCTATAAGAAGGCGGTCAGTGTCTGGTGTGCCACAGATCGCAATCTAGCGATGGATAGGGCCAAAGGCGGTATTGAGGTCGAGTCTAAGCAGTGCGAAAACCCGGTACAAGAGCATATCGCGCTGGTACGAGACTTTGGCGTCACCGGTACACCGGCCATTGTATTGGAGTCGGGCAAGCTGGTTCCTGGCTATCTGCCGCCGAAGCGGTTATTGGCGCTCTTAGAGGCAGAGTAG
- a CDS encoding YajQ family cyclic di-GMP-binding protein has translation MPSFDIVSEVDAHELTNAVDQTNREVGNRFDFKGSQANIEQGEGALALEAQSEFQLSQMVDILYQKLSKRGIDIRAFELQSVQEGGGRARQTVVVKQGIATELGKKLVKQIKESKLKVQAAIQGEQVRVSGKKRDDLQQVIALLKESKQEQPLQFNNFRD, from the coding sequence ATGCCCTCGTTTGATATTGTCTCTGAAGTTGATGCCCATGAACTGACCAATGCCGTGGATCAGACCAACCGTGAAGTCGGTAACCGATTTGACTTTAAGGGGAGTCAGGCCAACATCGAGCAGGGGGAAGGGGCACTGGCGCTGGAGGCGCAGAGCGAGTTTCAGTTAAGCCAGATGGTCGATATTCTCTACCAGAAGTTGAGTAAACGGGGGATAGATATTCGCGCCTTTGAGCTACAGAGTGTACAAGAGGGGGGCGGCAGAGCTAGGCAGACAGTGGTAGTAAAGCAGGGAATTGCCACTGAATTGGGCAAAAAGCTGGTCAAACAGATTAAGGAGAGCAAACTTAAAGTTCAAGCGGCCATTCAGGGAGAGCAGGTACGGGTGAGCGGTAAAAAGCGGGATGATCTGCAGCAGGTGATTGCGCTACTCAAGGAGTCGAAGCAGGAGCAACCGCTGCAATTTAATAACTTTCGAGATTAA
- a CDS encoding ribonuclease HII, which translates to MSPQQPWSPPEWVTRLAGVDEVGRGPLAGPVVTAAVILDPQRPISGVADSKQLSAATRERLSRQIKHQALAWALGRAEVEEIEQLNILQATLLAMQRALEALPLSPDYIAIDGNRLPKKLSAPAVALVKGDQRLAAISAASIIAKVARDAEMVRLDERYPGYGLARHKGYPTQFHRQQLQQLGPSPIHRRSWRSVNR; encoded by the coding sequence ATGTCGCCCCAGCAGCCGTGGTCTCCCCCTGAGTGGGTCACCCGCCTTGCCGGAGTCGATGAGGTCGGCCGCGGCCCGCTAGCCGGGCCGGTGGTGACAGCAGCGGTGATTCTTGATCCGCAGCGGCCGATTAGCGGTGTGGCCGACTCCAAACAGCTCTCGGCTGCGACACGCGAGCGGTTGAGTCGGCAGATTAAGCACCAAGCGCTGGCTTGGGCGCTAGGGCGAGCTGAGGTAGAGGAGATCGAGCAGCTCAATATTCTGCAAGCGACCCTGCTAGCGATGCAGCGAGCCCTTGAGGCATTACCACTATCGCCGGACTATATTGCGATTGATGGCAATCGTCTCCCGAAAAAGTTATCCGCACCCGCTGTGGCGCTGGTCAAGGGGGATCAACGCTTGGCCGCCATTAGCGCCGCTTCGATTATTGCCAAAGTGGCACGCGATGCGGAGATGGTGCGCCTAGATGAGCGCTATCCGGGGTATGGGCTGGCGCGACATAAGGGCTATCCGACGCAATTTCATCGTCAGCAGCTACAACAGTTAGGGCCATCCCCGATCCATCGCCGTTCGTGGCGGAGCGTCAATAGGTAG